The following are from one region of the Salvia hispanica cultivar TCC Black 2014 chromosome 1, UniMelb_Shisp_WGS_1.0, whole genome shotgun sequence genome:
- the LOC125201758 gene encoding aspartic proteinase PCS1-like, translated as MPSSAHTLLLLFTLSLFHLSLQKKPLSLSFPLTSAPISKSHLSSAKHLSSSSSPPFPYTYKSLFRYSMALIISLPIGTPAQSQQMVVDTGSQLSWIQCRRRPSFDPSLSSSFSVLPCTHPICKPRIPDFTLPTTCDQNRLCHYSYFYADGTLAEGNLVREKITLSNSQTTPPLILGCAAASAPDAEGILGINRGRLSFVSQAKIPSFSYCIPVRRSISAANPTGMFYLGHNPNSRTFRYIPLLTFPQGQRMPNLDPLAYTVPMSGISVGRRRLNVSASVFRPDSGGSGQTMIDSGTQYTFLVDAAYQVVKEHVARAVGPRLKKDYVYQGALDMCFDGNAIEIGRLIGDMAFQFDGSVEISIGRDRILDHVGGGVHCVAIGRSEALGVASNIIGNFHQRNLWVEFDLVRRRVGFGVADCSKAV; from the coding sequence ATGCCTTCCTCCGCACacaccctcctcctcctcttcacCCTTTCCCTCTTCCACCTCTCCCTCCAAAAAAAgcccctctccctctccttcCCCCTCACCTCCGCCCCAATCTCCAAATCCCACCTATCATCAGCCAAACacctctcctcctcctcatcgCCGCCTTTCCCCTACACCTACAAATCCCTCTTCCGTTACTCCATGGCCCTCATCATCTCCCTCCCGATCGGCACCCCGGCCCAGTCCCAGCAGATGGTGGTCGACACCGGCAGCCAGCTCTCCTGGATCCAATGCCGCCGCCGTCCCTCATTCGACCCCTCTCTTTCGTCGTCCTTCTCCGTCCTCCCCTGCACCCACCCCATCTGCAAGCCCCGCATCCCGGACTTCACCCTCCCCACCACCTGCGACCAGAACCGCCTCTGCCACTACTCCTACTTCTACGCCGACGGCACCCTCGCCGAGGGCAATCTCGTCCGCGAAAAAATCACCCTCTCCAATTCCCAAACTACCCCTCCCTTGATCCTCGGCTgcgccgccgcctccgcccCCGACGCCGAGGGCATCCTCGGCATCAACCGCGGCCGCCTCTCCTTCGTCTCCCAGGCCAAAATCCCCTCCTTCTCCTACTGCATCCCCGTCCGCCGCTCCATCTCCGCCGCCAACCCCACCGGAATGTTCTACCTCGGCCACAACCCGAACTCTAGAACCTTCCGCTACATCCCCCTGTTGACCTTCCCCCAGGGTCAACGCATGCCCAACCTCGACCCGCTGGCCTACACCGTCCCCATGTCCGGGATCAGCGTCGGGAGGCGGAGGCTCAACGTGTCCGCCTCCGTGTTCCGCCCCGACTCGGGCGGGTCGGGGCAGACCATGATCGACTCGGGCACGCAGTACACTTTCCTAGTGGACGCGGCCTACCAAGTGGTGAAAGAGCACGTGGCGAGGGCGGTGGGGCCCAGGCTGAAAAAGGACTACGTGTACCAAGGGGCGCTGGACATGTGCTTCGACGGGAATGCGATCGAGATCGGACGGCTGATAGGCGACATGGCGTTCCAGTTTGATGGATCGGTGGAGATCAGCATCGGCAGAGATCGGATTCTGGATCACGTCGGAGGTGGGGTCCACTGCGTTGCGATAGGGCGGTCCGAGGCTTTGGGGGTTGCCAGTAATATTATTGGCAATTTCCATCAGCGGAATTTGTGGGTCGAATTTGATTTGGTCCGTCGACGGGTCGGCTTTGGAGTTGCGGATTGTAGTAAAgctgtataa
- the LOC125187054 gene encoding uncharacterized protein LOC125187054 produces MLHKFCKTEAGKGTKSFLIEIKFNDGVIVPQLSKTRRLSIRSNIPSFISSKPLCPHTRPLFVFSEDQECLFIELISPEAFKLLRVLDAKRIIFLHIDSDMYYLLHMRYFALSSSMSVLPAHLSKLCNIQTLLVNTTSRTLDVKLDVLEFTQLRHFKTNASANLYKVGKPGKGGEKIRSLGTISPESCTKELFNRSRNLKKMGIRGKLSLLLEGRIISFDSLAELGCLEHLKLISDVYPILPSVGRLESLPPHNKFPQTLKSLTLAGTYLDWSQMSILALLEKLEVLKLKNKAFVGRIWETEEGGFQTLQVLHIEETK; encoded by the coding sequence ATGCTACATAAATTTTGCAAAACAGAAGCTGGGAAAGGAACAAAGAGTTTCCTCATAGAAATTAAGTTCAACGATGGAGTTATTGTTCCTCAACTATCAAAGACTCGTCGTCTTTCCATTCGCTCCAATATTCCATCGTTCATATCTAGCAAACCTTTGTGTCCTCATACCCGTCCATTATTTGTTTTCTCCGAGGACCAAGAATGTTTGTTTATAGAACTTATTTCCCCAGAAGCCTTCAAACTACTCAGAGTTTTAGATGCTAAGCGGATCATATTCCTTCATATTGATTCTGATATGTACTATTTGCTTCACATGAGGTACTTTGCTTTGTCTTCCAGTATGAGTGTTCTTCCTGCTCATTTGTCAAAGCTTTGTAACATACAAACCCTTCTAGTGAATACAACATCTCGTACCCTTGATGTCAAACTTGATGTTCTAGAGTTCACTCAGTTAAGGCACTTCAAGACCAATGCTTCCGCTAATTTGTACAAGGTCGGCAAACCTGGGAAAGGTGGTGAAAAAATTAGGTCATTAGGAACTATTTCTCCCGAAAGTTGCACCAAAGAATTATTCAACAGGTCAcgtaatttgaaaaaaatgggcATTCGGGGGAAATTATCCTTGCTTTTGGAGGGAAGGATAATATCATTTGATAGTTTGGCAGAATTGGGTTGTCTTGAACATTTGAAGCTAATAAGTGATGTGTATCCAATTCTACCTTCAGTAGGTCGACTTGAGAGCCTTCCCCCACACAATAAATTTCCACAAACGCTGAAGAGCCTAACTTTAGCTGGTACATATCTTGATTGGAGTCAAATGAGTATCCTAGCACTTCTAGAAAAGCTAGAGGTGCTCAAGTTGAAAAACAAGGCATTCGTGGGACGGATTTGGGAAACTGAGGAAGGAGGTTTTCAAACTCTTCAAGTCTTGCACattgaagaaacaaagtga
- the LOC125204693 gene encoding centromere protein V: protein MDSEVVMHDGGCHCKRVRWKVEAPSSVVVWQCSCSDCSMRGNTHFVVPSQKFELNEDSKQFLTTYTFGTHTAKHIFCKICGITSFYIPRSNPDGVAVTYKCVDPGTLKHVETRHFDGQNWESSYNRSGISACSKILPKGDDD, encoded by the coding sequence ATGGACTCTGAGGTTGTGATGCACGATGGTGGATGTCATTGCAAAAGAGTAAGGTGGAAAGTTGAAGCTCCCTCGAGTGTGGTAGTCTGGCAATGCAGCTGTTCTGATTGCTCGATGAGAGGAAACACTCACTTTGTTGTCCCGTCCCAGAAATTCGAGCTCAACGAAGATTCAAAACAGTTCCTAACAACATACACGTTTGGCACGCACACAGCAAAGCACATTTTCTGCAAAATCTGTGGAATTACATCATTCTACATTCCACGGTCAAATCCAGACGGTGTAGCTGTTACATATAAATGCGTAGATCCAGGAACACTAAAACATGTGGAGACCAGGCATTTTGATGGACAAAATTGGGAGAGCTCGTACAATAGGTCAGGCATCTCCGCATGTTCAAAAATTCTACCAAAAGGTGATGATGATTAG